The following proteins come from a genomic window of Trifolium pratense cultivar HEN17-A07 linkage group LG4, ARS_RC_1.1, whole genome shotgun sequence:
- the LOC123924341 gene encoding 26S proteasome non-ATPase regulatory subunit 7 homolog A: MDVIKTQQISWRAIEKVVVHPLVLLSIVDNYNRVAKDTRKRVVGVLLGSSFKGTVDITNSYAVPFEEDDKDPSIWFLDHNYHESMFSMFKRINAKEHVVGWYSTGPKLRENDLDIHGLFNDYVPNPVLVIIDVEPKELGIPTKAYYAVEEVKENATQKSQKVFVHVQSEIAAHEVEEIGVEHLLRDVKDTTISTLATEVSAKLTALKGLDARLKEIRSYLDLVIDEKLPLNHEILYHLQDVFNLLPNLNVTDLIKAFAVKTNDMMLVIYLSSLIRSVIALHNLINNKMLNKEHERAEDSKSVPVPSTGGS; this comes from the exons ATGGATGTGATAAAGACCCAACAAATTTCATGGAGAGCGATAGAGAAAGTTGTAGTTCATCCTTTAGTTTTGCTTAGCATAGTCGATAACTACAACAGAGTCGCCAAAGACACTCGCAAACGTGTCGTCGGTGTTTTGCTCGGTTCATCTTTCAAAGGCACCGTTGATATCACCAACAGCTATGCCG TTCCatttgaagaagatgataaGGATCCTAGCATTTGGTTTCTTGATCATAATTATCATGAATCAATGTTCTCTATGTTTAAGAGAATCAATG cTAAGGAGCATGTTGTGGGGTGGTATAGTACTGGACCAAAATTGAGAGAAAACGACCTTGATATTCATGGTTTATTCAATGA CTATGTTCCAAATCCTGTTTTGGTTATAATTGACGTTGAACCTAAGGAGTTGGGAATTCCTACAAAAGCTTACTATGCTGTTGAAGAGGTTAAAGAG AATGCAACTCAGAAAAGCCAAAAGGTCTTTGTGCATGTGCAATCGGAAATTGCTGCTCATGAAGTTGAGGAAATAG GAGTGGAACACTTGCTCAGAGATGTGAAGGATACAACCATTAGCACCCTTGCAACAGAG GTAAGTGCAAAACTCACAGCCTTGAAGGGTTTGGATGCAAGACTCAAAGAGATAAGAAGTTATCTTGACCTTGTCATTGATGAAAAGCTTCCCTTGAACCATGAGATCCTGTACCATTTGCAG GACGTATTCAACCTGCTTCCAAATCTTAATGTCACTGATTTGATCAAGGCTTTTGCAG TGAAAACGAATGATATGATGCTAGTAATATACCTGTCGTCTCTCATCAGAAGTGTAATTGCACTTCACAACTTGATTAACAACAAG ATGCTCAACAAAGAACATGAAAGGGCTGAAGACTCAAAATCAGTGCCTGTACCTAGTACAGGAGGAAGTTGA
- the LOC123920455 gene encoding WUSCHEL-related homeobox 5-like: MEESMSGFCMRSSGSKSGSSSGTKCGRWNPTTEQVKLLTELFRAGLRTPSTDQIQKISNQLSFYGKIESKNVFYWFQNHKARERQKRRKVSFDDDKDVFIHRDHNSINASTQRFVEMYSEPDRVIETLELFPLNSFGESEPSEKLNMHINECMENNTMFAYTCTMGEQMEHPPLDLRLSFV; encoded by the exons ATGGAAGAGAGCATGTCAGGCTTTTGCATGAGATCATCTGGAAGTAAAAGTGGGAGCAGCAGTGGCACAAAGTGTGGACGTTGGAATCCAACAACAGAACAAGTTAAACTTCTGACTGAACTTTTCAGAGCAGGGCTCAGAACTCCAAGCACTgatcaaattcaaaaaatatccAATCAACTTAGTTTTTATGGTAAGATTGAGAGCAAGAATGTGTTCTATTGGTTTCAAAATCATAAAGCTCGGGAAAGACAAAAACGTAGGAAGGTttcttttgatgatgacaaGGATGTCTTCATTCATAGAGATCACAACTCTATCAATGCTTCAACACAAA GGTTTGTTGAGATGTACTCAGAGCCTGATAGGGTGATTGAGACTCTTGAGCTTTTTCCATTGAACTCATTTGGTGAATCAGAACCATCAGAGAAGCTGAATATGCATATAAATGAATGCATGGAAAATAATACAATGTTTGCATACACATGTACAATGGGAGAACAAATGGAGCATCCACCATTAGACTTGCGGTTGAGCTTTGTGTAA
- the LOC123924343 gene encoding uncharacterized protein LOC123924343, with protein MKKHLILKHSIALVTILVTVCCIFIITVTFFKLPEAQNKTNQKMGFDPITRSRKISYQDFNLGKFGEMMIEMLPQDLAFTVFVPSEEAFKRDLHLNVNDSLKQDKFNDTYAIVSRVLGFSAVPRTLCSVDLRFGEVLSYDSLSGFPLYVSKDVDGMFVVNRIRSEIIDVRKNEIVVHVLDGVIMDADFEQSVSYED; from the coding sequence ATGAAGAAGCATCTTATCTTGAAGCATTCAATCGCTCTTGTAACCATTCTAGTAACCGTTTGCTGCATTTTCATCATAACTGTAACATTTTTCAAGCTTCCAGAAGCTCAAAACAAGACTAATCAGAAAATGGGGTTTGACCCAATTACCAGATCTAGAAAAATTTCCTATCAAGATTTTAACTTGGGAAAGTTTGGTGAAATGATGATTGAAATGTTACCACAAGATCTTGCTTTTACAGTTTTTGTTCCATCCGAGGAAGCCTTTAAACGTGATCTGCATTTGAATGTCAATGATAGTTTGAAACAAGACAAGTTTAATGATACATATGCAATTGTGAGTCGTGTGTTGGGTTTCTCTGCTGTTCCTCGTACACTATGTTCGGTTGATTTAAGGTTTGGTGAGGTTTTGTCTTATGATTCTTTGTCTGGTTTTCCTTTGTATGTTTCAAAAGATGTTGATGGAATGTTTGTTGTTAATAGGATTAGGTCTGAAATAATTGATGTTAGAAAAAATGAGATTGTTGTTCATGTTTTGGATGGGGTTATAATGGATGCTGATTTTGAACAATCGGTTTCATATGAGGATTAA
- the LOC123921703 gene encoding protein ENHANCED PSEUDOMONAS SUSCEPTIBILITY 1-like: MPSSSPTLFSKCTIIPDQKSTIGNLKLSVSDLPMLSCHYIQKGCLFTKPSIPFHNLIAIIKTALSRTLSIFPPLAGRLTTDSDGYVYITCNDAGVDFITAIATELYIHDLLSTMDVNESFKEFFTFDRKVSYSGHYSPIMAVQVTELSDGIFIGCAVNHAVTDGTSFWNFFNTFAQLCRGANKCIRNSPSFRRDSVLISNAVLRLPEGGPVVTFNADAPIRERIFSFSREAIQKLKGRANNRRWTENNNAVELMQKHMNDHYNNNNNNKENGNGKVATLIENWFKTNVNSKQQTVTVTETETVEISSFQSLCALLWRAVTRARKFHPSKTTTFRMAVNCRHRVKPELESFYFGNAIQSVPTYASAGDVMSKDIRWCAEQLNKNVKAHDNGMVRKFVEDWENNPRCFPLGNPDGGSITMGSSPRFPMYDNDFGWGKPLAVRSGKANKFDGKISAFPGRDGSGTVDLEVVLAPETMAGLENDAEFMVYATRQL, translated from the coding sequence ATGCCTTCTTCTTCTCCTACCTTGTTCTCAAAATGTACTATAATCCCTGACCAAAAATCCACTATTGGAAACCTTAAACTCTCTGTTTCAGATCTTCCTATGCTTTCTTGTCACTACATCCAAAAAGGTTGTCTCTTCACAAAACCATCAATTCCCTTTCATAATCTAATTGCTATCATCAAAACTGCTCTATCTAGAACTCTCTCAATCTTTCCACCTCTCGCCGGTCGTTTAACCACTGACTCGGACGGTTATGTTTACATAACCTGCAACGATGCTGGCGTCGATTTTATCACTGCCATTGCCACTGAACTCTACATCCATGATCTTTTATCGACCATGGATGTAAATGAGTCTTTCAAAgaattttttacttttgatcGGAAAGTTAGTTACAGCGGCCATTATTCTCCAATAATGGCCGTTCAGGTAACTGAACTTTCCGACGGTATTTTTATCGGCTGTGCCGTTAATCATGCTGTCACCGACGGTACTTCCTTCTGGAATTTCTTCAATACATTTGCACAATTATGCAGAGGAGCAAACAAATGTATCAGAAATTCTCCAAGCTTCCGTCGCGACTCTGTTTTAATCTCAAACGCTGTTCTCCGGTTACCGGAGGGAGGTCCGGTAGTGACATTCAACGCCGACGCTCCAATTCGAGAAAGAATCTTTAGCTTCAGCAGAGAAGCAATTCAGAAACTCAAAGGCAGAGCTAATAACCGTCGCTGGACGGAAAATAACAACGCCGTTGAATTGATGCAGAAACACATGAACGATCactataacaataacaacaacaataaagaAAACGGTAACGGTAAGGTAGCGACGTTAATTGAAAATTGGTTTAAAACCAATGTTAATTCAAAACAACAAACGGTTACCGTAACAGAAACAGAAACGGTTGAGATTTCATCTTTTCAATCTCTATGCGCGTTACTATGGCGTGCAGTCACGCGCGCGAGGAAATTTCATCCATCCAAAACAACTACTTTTAGAATGGCGGTTAATTGTAGACACCGTGTTAAACCGGAGCTAGAATCATTTTATTTCGGAAACGCTATCCAGAGTGTTCCGACTTACGCTTCCGCTGGAGACGTAATGTCGAAAGACATACGGTGGTGTGCGGAGCAGCTGAATAAAAACGTGAAGGCGCATGATAATGGTATGGTGAGGAAGTTTGTAGAGGATTGGGAGAACAATCCAAGGTGTTTTCCATTGGGGAATCCTGATGGTGGTTCTATAACAATGGGTAGTTCTCCGAGGTTTCCAATGTACGATAATGATTTTGGTTGGGGAAAACCGTTAGCGGTTAGGAGTGGGAAAGCGAATAAATTTGACGGTAAGATTTCGGCGTTTCCGGGGAGAGATGGAAGTGGGACCGTTGATTTAGAGGTTGTTTTGGCGCCAGAAACTATGGCGGGGCTTGAGAATGATGCTGAGTTTATGGTTTATGCTACTAGGCAGTTATGA